A genome region from Alicyclobacillus acidocaldarius subsp. acidocaldarius DSM 446 includes the following:
- a CDS encoding PTS fructose transporter subunit IIC → MAKFVAVTACPTGIAHTFMAQEALLQAGKKLGHDVRVETQGALGAEDALTDAEIREADAVIVAADKQVDLDRFRGKRLLQTSVSAAIKEPEKLLEDALRAPTFEPAGSPGALDEIQSAKQARNQGTPAVYRHLMNGVSHMLPLVIAGGIFIALSTAIDINGQSSLAQAFDNIGGGSAFKLFVPVLAAFIAQSIADRAAFAAGLIGGWIGTQGTMYHAGPNASAGYLGGIIAGFVAGYVTLGLKKWIRVPRSLEGIKTVLILPVLSVGIVGLLMIYVLGHPVAALMGALSSGLMHIGASASLGLGALLGLMMAFDMGGPFNKVAYFFAVGLLATKTPEAEMIMAAVMGAGMVPPLAMAISAFAAPRKYSQEERDAAKAAVILGACFITEGAIPFATRDPLRVIPSIMAGSAVTGALSMLFHVTNPAPHGGIFVFPLIGHWYLFVVAILVGAGVGAAMVTALKREIQVQSA, encoded by the coding sequence GTGGCCAAGTTCGTAGCGGTGACCGCGTGCCCAACGGGGATTGCGCACACGTTCATGGCGCAGGAGGCGTTGTTGCAAGCCGGGAAGAAGTTGGGTCACGACGTGCGCGTCGAGACGCAGGGCGCGCTCGGCGCTGAGGACGCGTTGACCGACGCCGAGATCCGCGAGGCGGACGCCGTGATTGTGGCGGCGGATAAGCAGGTCGATCTCGACCGTTTTCGAGGAAAGCGCTTGTTGCAGACGTCTGTGAGCGCCGCCATCAAGGAGCCGGAGAAGCTGCTGGAAGATGCGCTGCGAGCACCGACATTTGAGCCGGCCGGATCGCCCGGGGCACTCGACGAGATTCAGTCCGCGAAGCAGGCGCGCAACCAAGGAACGCCCGCCGTCTACCGCCACTTGATGAACGGCGTGTCGCACATGCTGCCGCTTGTCATCGCCGGGGGCATCTTCATTGCGCTGTCCACAGCCATCGACATCAACGGCCAGTCCTCCTTGGCTCAGGCGTTTGACAACATCGGCGGCGGATCGGCCTTTAAGCTGTTCGTGCCCGTGCTGGCGGCCTTCATCGCGCAGTCGATCGCGGATCGCGCCGCGTTCGCCGCAGGGCTCATCGGCGGCTGGATTGGCACGCAGGGGACGATGTATCACGCGGGACCGAATGCGAGCGCTGGGTATCTGGGAGGCATCATCGCAGGGTTCGTGGCGGGCTATGTCACGCTTGGGCTGAAAAAGTGGATCCGCGTGCCGCGATCGCTCGAAGGCATCAAAACCGTTCTCATCCTTCCGGTTCTGTCCGTGGGCATCGTGGGGCTGCTGATGATCTACGTCTTGGGCCACCCGGTGGCCGCACTGATGGGCGCGCTTTCAAGCGGCCTCATGCACATCGGCGCGAGCGCATCGCTCGGACTCGGCGCCCTGCTCGGTCTGATGATGGCCTTCGACATGGGCGGTCCGTTCAACAAGGTGGCCTACTTCTTCGCTGTCGGCCTGCTGGCGACGAAGACGCCGGAAGCCGAGATGATCATGGCGGCTGTCATGGGGGCGGGCATGGTTCCCCCGCTGGCGATGGCCATCTCAGCTTTCGCCGCTCCGCGCAAGTACTCGCAGGAGGAGCGCGACGCTGCGAAAGCCGCTGTGATTCTGGGCGCCTGCTTCATCACCGAGGGGGCCATCCCGTTCGCGACGCGAGATCCGCTCCGCGTGATCCCGTCGATCATGGCGGGATCGGCCGTGACGGGCGCACTCAGCATGCTGTTCCATGTGACGAACCCGGCGCCGCACGGAGGCATCTTCGTGTTCCCGCTCATTGGGCACTGGTACCTGTTCGTGGTCGCCATCCTCGTCGGGGCGGGTGTGGGCGCCGCCATGGTGACGGCGCTCAAGCGGGAAATCCAGGTTCAGTCCGCTTGA
- a CDS encoding amidase family protein has translation MDVMTGTLVEWAMAIRQGDVSSLDVVARHLEQIAAHNVNGMGIRAVIEVNPEALLEAEARDRERRNGFLRGPLHGVPILVKDNLDTADAMQTTAGSVALEGHRAREDAEVVRRLRAAGAVIVGKANLTEWANFLSDHMPNGYSSRGGQTLNPYGPGRFDVGGSSSGSGAGVAAGFAPAAIGTETSGSILSPSSANSLVGLKPTLGMVSRRGIIPIAMSQDTAGPMTRTVADAALLMSVIAGPDPRDVATQGVRWPSREAWLDLGRGALKGARIGVPQAYLEEVPEDERRVFNEALSELRELGADVIECDLPKRDFDFDVLVAEFPAALDRYLATVEPWLPVHSLADVMVFNARNADRALRYGQAIFERAQAQSHLHLADGSYVRARLRDLRESREEGIDRALAEHRLDAIAFVNYYGCAIAAKAGYPSITVPAGYTPEGKPVGLTLTGTAYSDVRLCQLAHDYEQATKHRRPPAM, from the coding sequence ATGGACGTCATGACGGGAACGCTTGTCGAGTGGGCGATGGCCATTCGGCAAGGCGATGTGTCTTCGCTGGACGTCGTGGCGCGGCATCTTGAGCAGATCGCCGCGCACAACGTGAATGGGATGGGGATTCGCGCCGTGATCGAGGTGAACCCCGAGGCACTCCTGGAGGCCGAAGCGCGAGATCGGGAACGCCGCAATGGGTTTCTGCGAGGTCCGCTGCATGGCGTGCCCATCCTCGTGAAGGATAACCTCGATACGGCCGACGCCATGCAGACGACGGCTGGATCCGTTGCGCTCGAGGGGCACCGCGCCCGGGAAGACGCCGAGGTGGTGCGTCGGCTTCGCGCGGCGGGCGCCGTGATCGTCGGCAAGGCGAATCTCACCGAATGGGCGAACTTCCTAAGCGATCACATGCCGAACGGGTATTCCTCGCGCGGTGGGCAGACGCTCAATCCGTACGGGCCTGGCAGGTTTGACGTCGGCGGATCGAGCTCAGGTTCGGGCGCGGGGGTCGCAGCGGGCTTTGCCCCTGCGGCCATCGGCACGGAGACGAGCGGCTCCATCCTGAGCCCGTCGAGCGCCAACAGCCTTGTGGGGTTGAAGCCGACGCTCGGCATGGTCAGCCGGCGGGGCATCATCCCCATCGCGATGAGCCAGGACACGGCAGGACCGATGACGCGCACCGTCGCCGACGCGGCGCTTTTGATGTCTGTCATCGCCGGCCCGGATCCGCGGGACGTGGCGACGCAGGGCGTGCGCTGGCCTTCGCGCGAGGCGTGGCTGGACCTCGGCCGCGGCGCGCTTAAGGGCGCGCGCATTGGTGTGCCGCAGGCGTATCTGGAGGAAGTTCCAGAGGACGAGCGCCGTGTATTCAATGAGGCTCTCTCCGAGCTGCGCGAGCTTGGGGCAGACGTGATCGAGTGCGATCTGCCCAAACGTGATTTCGACTTCGACGTGCTGGTCGCGGAATTTCCGGCCGCGCTGGACCGGTATCTGGCTACCGTGGAGCCGTGGCTGCCCGTTCATTCGCTCGCGGACGTCATGGTGTTCAACGCCCGAAATGCCGATAGGGCCCTCCGCTACGGCCAGGCGATTTTCGAGCGAGCGCAGGCGCAGAGCCACCTGCACCTGGCGGACGGCTCGTACGTCCGCGCGAGGCTTCGCGATCTGCGCGAGTCGCGGGAGGAGGGCATCGATCGCGCGCTCGCGGAGCATCGGTTGGACGCGATTGCGTTTGTGAACTATTATGGCTGCGCCATCGCGGCGAAGGCCGGGTACCCGTCCATCACGGTGCCCGCCGGGTACACGCCGGAGGGCAAGCCGGTCGGACTGACGCTCACCGGAACGGCGTACAGCGACGTCCGGCTCTGCCAGCTCGCGCACGACTACGAGCAGGCGACGAAGCATCGGCGCCCGCCTGCGATGTGA
- a CDS encoding DUF423 domain-containing protein — MAFAIWGGVFAFLAVALGAFGAHVLGDKLSAEMMSVYHTGDQYQMYHALALIAVGILLRLHPDSRLLSAAGWLFVVGIVLFSGSLYALSISGVKVLGAITPIGGLCFLAGWICFILALAR, encoded by the coding sequence ATGGCGTTTGCGATTTGGGGAGGCGTGTTCGCGTTTCTCGCCGTCGCGCTCGGCGCGTTTGGCGCGCACGTGTTGGGGGACAAGCTCTCGGCCGAGATGATGTCCGTCTATCACACGGGCGATCAGTACCAGATGTATCACGCGTTGGCGCTCATCGCGGTCGGCATCCTGCTTCGGCTTCATCCCGATTCTCGCCTACTCTCCGCGGCCGGGTGGCTGTTTGTGGTCGGCATTGTGCTCTTTTCGGGTAGCCTGTACGCGCTCAGCATCTCTGGGGTCAAGGTGCTCGGCGCCATCACGCCGATCGGCGGCTTGTGCTTTTTAGCGGGGTGGATCTGTTTCATCCTCGCCTTGGCGCGCTGA
- a CDS encoding DMT family transporter, producing the protein MRASTVFLLALGLVAISFSAMFIAWSTAPAGVIGMYRLWMAAALLLPAVWRERPQVQSLRRMSGWLAASGVLLGLHFLFWIESLKLTSVASSLIILALEPVFVWIGERLWRRSPAAWVDLASMAVAIAGAALAAAASAGLSRTGALGDLMSLLGTLAVSGYVLVGARARAEVPAWTYNACVFVVGGAVLAAANGCLGAPFWGYSARNWLLFLALAVVSTILGHGIFNALLHRVPPTAIAMTVVGEPVVGSLLATVLLHQPITPLEAVGGAVCLTGVGAYLWRSARQGEDETDPPR; encoded by the coding sequence GTGAGGGCGAGCACGGTCTTTCTTCTCGCCCTCGGCCTCGTCGCCATCTCGTTCTCCGCCATGTTCATCGCGTGGTCGACGGCGCCGGCGGGCGTGATCGGCATGTACCGGTTGTGGATGGCGGCCGCCCTGCTCCTGCCCGCGGTGTGGCGCGAGCGGCCGCAGGTACAGTCCCTCCGGCGCATGTCCGGATGGCTCGCGGCGAGCGGCGTGTTGCTCGGCCTTCACTTTCTGTTTTGGATTGAGTCGCTGAAGCTGACGAGCGTCGCCTCGTCGCTCATCATCCTGGCGCTCGAGCCGGTGTTCGTGTGGATCGGCGAGCGGCTGTGGAGGCGCTCACCCGCGGCGTGGGTCGATCTCGCCAGCATGGCGGTGGCCATCGCTGGCGCCGCCCTTGCCGCCGCGGCGAGCGCAGGGCTCTCGCGCACAGGCGCCTTAGGCGACCTGATGTCGCTACTCGGGACCCTCGCCGTCTCGGGCTACGTCCTCGTAGGCGCCCGCGCGCGGGCCGAGGTCCCCGCGTGGACGTACAACGCGTGCGTCTTCGTCGTCGGCGGCGCAGTGCTCGCGGCCGCCAACGGATGCCTCGGCGCGCCGTTTTGGGGCTACAGCGCGCGCAACTGGCTTTTGTTCCTGGCCCTTGCCGTGGTTTCGACTATCCTCGGCCATGGCATCTTCAACGCGCTCCTGCACCGCGTGCCGCCGACCGCCATCGCGATGACCGTCGTGGGCGAACCCGTGGTCGGATCGCTCCTCGCAACCGTGCTTCTGCATCAGCCCATCACGCCGCTTGAAGCGGTGGGCGGCGCCGTGTGCCTCACGGGCGTGGGCGCTTATCTCTGGCGATCAGCGCGCCAAGGCGAGGATGAAACAGATCCACCCCGCTAA
- a CDS encoding alpha/beta hydrolase family protein, producing MLQLPRPNPEQLFHTPTIFGLAVSKDETRIAVATNFSGRYDAWGMDLDCPFPYRLTNEGQVPHAMHFDPQGRYVLVAFDHDGDENAQLYLIPPRGGEKHPLRTHEGRRFMFCTTSKDGNRIYYSSDKDNPTYLCGYVFDLESGEERTLYEGEDGPTVLVAVSDDESSWVTATAFANTYQIAHLHRAGERVSLTPDPGTPHIVDSVEFAGHLVVFATDYQADELYLASFDPQTGSFQRIWAPEKGSVTHVAVHKESQTAYVAVMRGVIDELYRVDLRTGSAEKLSAPCEVMGQVKVGDSGRLYLLGASDNEPGNVWMLDLDGTWRPLTRVRPMGFSPDDLVQADVVHFPSFDGLTLEALLFRPKSEVANGYTIIWPHGGPQAAERKGFRKLFQYWLLHGYQVFAPNFRGSTGYGSRFMKMVERDWGEGPRKDMIASIEWLLAQGLADRDKLFLVGGSYGGYMTLLLHGRHADYFRACVDIFGPSNLITFAQSVPDFWKPIMKQWLGDPNDPADRERLIKDSPITYLDGMTKPMLVIQGANDPRVVKAESDQIVQALREKGRDVEYIVFEDEGHGFMKLENEIEAYRRTVAFLDRHRQASAP from the coding sequence GTGTTACAACTCCCGCGCCCGAATCCCGAGCAACTCTTCCACACCCCCACCATCTTCGGACTGGCGGTCTCGAAGGACGAGACCCGGATTGCCGTGGCCACCAATTTCTCCGGCCGCTACGACGCCTGGGGCATGGATCTCGACTGCCCCTTCCCCTACCGGCTGACGAACGAGGGTCAAGTGCCGCACGCGATGCACTTCGATCCCCAGGGCCGCTACGTGCTCGTCGCGTTCGATCACGACGGGGATGAGAACGCCCAACTCTACCTCATCCCGCCCCGCGGCGGCGAAAAACATCCGCTTCGCACCCACGAGGGGCGCCGCTTCATGTTCTGCACGACCTCCAAGGACGGAAACCGCATCTACTACTCGTCGGACAAGGACAATCCCACGTATTTGTGTGGCTACGTGTTCGACCTCGAATCCGGTGAAGAGCGAACCCTCTACGAAGGTGAGGACGGTCCCACCGTCTTGGTGGCCGTGAGCGACGACGAGTCTTCTTGGGTGACCGCGACGGCCTTTGCGAACACGTACCAAATCGCGCACCTCCACCGCGCCGGCGAACGCGTGAGCCTCACGCCGGACCCCGGAACTCCGCACATCGTCGATTCCGTCGAATTTGCGGGCCATCTCGTGGTCTTCGCCACGGACTATCAAGCGGACGAACTGTATCTCGCCTCGTTTGATCCGCAAACCGGTTCGTTCCAGCGCATCTGGGCGCCGGAAAAGGGAAGCGTCACGCACGTGGCCGTGCACAAGGAGAGCCAGACCGCGTACGTCGCCGTGATGCGCGGCGTGATCGACGAGCTGTACCGAGTGGACCTGCGCACCGGTTCTGCAGAGAAGCTGAGCGCGCCTTGCGAGGTGATGGGTCAAGTCAAAGTGGGGGACAGCGGCCGCCTGTATCTGCTCGGTGCAAGCGACAACGAGCCAGGGAATGTGTGGATGCTCGACCTGGACGGCACTTGGCGTCCGCTCACGAGGGTGCGACCCATGGGCTTCTCCCCGGACGACTTGGTGCAGGCCGACGTGGTCCACTTTCCGTCGTTCGACGGTCTCACACTCGAGGCACTTCTCTTTCGTCCGAAGTCCGAGGTCGCGAACGGCTACACCATCATCTGGCCGCACGGCGGGCCGCAGGCGGCCGAGCGCAAAGGCTTCCGCAAGCTGTTTCAGTACTGGCTCCTTCACGGTTACCAGGTGTTCGCGCCGAATTTCCGCGGCAGCACGGGGTACGGCAGCCGGTTCATGAAGATGGTGGAGCGCGACTGGGGCGAAGGGCCGCGCAAGGACATGATCGCAAGCATCGAGTGGCTCCTCGCGCAGGGACTCGCGGACCGCGACAAGCTTTTCTTGGTCGGAGGCAGCTACGGCGGCTATATGACGCTCCTCTTGCATGGTCGACACGCGGACTACTTCCGCGCCTGCGTCGACATCTTCGGCCCGAGCAATCTGATCACCTTTGCGCAATCGGTGCCCGACTTCTGGAAACCCATCATGAAGCAGTGGCTGGGAGATCCGAACGATCCGGCCGATCGCGAGCGGCTGATCAAGGACTCGCCCATCACGTATCTGGACGGCATGACGAAGCCCATGCTCGTCATCCAGGGCGCGAACGACCCGCGCGTCGTCAAGGCGGAATCGGATCAGATTGTGCAGGCCCTGCGCGAAAAAGGGCGGGACGTGGAGTATATCGTGTTTGAGGATGAGGGCCACGGATTTATGAAACTGGAGAACGAGATCGAGGCCTACCGGCGGACCGTCGCGTTTCTCGATCGGCACCGCCAAGCCTCGGCGCCGTGA